The following proteins come from a genomic window of Salvia hispanica cultivar TCC Black 2014 chromosome 4, UniMelb_Shisp_WGS_1.0, whole genome shotgun sequence:
- the LOC125222563 gene encoding plant UBX domain-containing protein 8-like isoform X2 translates to MATDQEAIQTFMSITGVDEATAIQKLEEHLGNLNEAVNAHFTEGDRNLTQPTSFMPSRAEDMDIDDPVPFESNRLPPSLLPFERDLNPFSLLDSNFPRSIFDRGDASNRSPFVSHPREVREIPIEVKDETGRSGGAPIIEDVTESMHEHGTEVHGTVIVEDEDDDKSLPFLPTTRATAHGIENSSRFSEPSAPTIFDVPDYGNDIEEEMIRAAIEASKQEAGMSSQDVINPAPAPTQSHSEDAEFEHVVSLSLQTAEREKALREQDGKATPSGVVQIPGVSDEIGRLSENGRQSQLEVGSTTLPNEAEDVEELPLVRRRRRRVSSTPIVTSEQSEEIDDTPPSSPPQENYVPPPHQIRNEFPSDEWGGISSEEHDEAVMLEAAMFGGIPEGSGYNFPLAPHHLSQNGLGASMGPYPRHIPRPPSPSLTAQRLIREQQDDEYLASLQADREKELKAEEEAEAALAEEKLREEAMRKKLQEEQENERQLAAKEASLPGEPTPDDENAVTLLVRMPDGSRRGRRFLKSDKLQSLFDYIDIGRVVKPGSYRLVRPYPRRALGDGERPSTFDELGLTSKQEALYLELI, encoded by the exons GAGCATCTAGGAAACCTCAATGAAGCTGTCAATGCCCATTTCACAGAAGGGGATAGAAACTT AACTCAACCGACATCTTTTATGCCTTCTCGAGCTGAAGACATGGATATAGATGATCCTGTTCCATTTGAGTCCAATAGACTTCCACCTTCCTTATTACCATTTGAGAGAGATTTAAATCCATTCTCACTCCttgattccaacttccctcgAAGTATTTTTGACAGGGGTGATGCTTCAAATAGGTCACCCTTTGTATCACATCCAAGAGAGGTGAGGGAGATCCCAATTGAGGTGAAAGATGAGACTGGCCGTTCTGGTGGCGCTCCCATCATTGAAGATGTAACTGAATCTATGCATGAACATGGAACTGAAGTACATGGAACAGTCATAGTagaggatgaagatgatgacAAATCCCTTCCATTTTTACCAACTACACGTGCTACTGCACATGGGATTGAAAATAGCTCCAGATTTTCTGAACCAAGTGCTCCAACTATTTTTGACGTGCCTGACTATGGAAATGATATAGAGGAAGAAATGATACGTGCTGCCATTGAGGCTTCCAAGCAGGAGGCTGGAATGTCAAGTCAG GATGTTATCAATCCTGCTCCTGCACCGACACAGTCCCATTCAGAAGATGCTGAGTTTGAACACGTCGTTTCCTTATCATTGCAg ACTGCAGAGCGGGAAAAAGCTCTCAGGGAACAAGATGGGAAGGCTACACCCTCTGGAGTGGTTCAGATACCTGGGGTGTCAGATGAGATAGGGAGATTATCTGAAAATGGAAG GCAATCTCAATTGGAGGTCGGAAGTACAACCTTGCCAAATGAAGCTGAGGATGTGGAAGAGCTACCACTTGTCAGACGTAGGAGAAGACGTGTGTCTTCAACCCCTATTGTTACTTCTGAACAAAGTGAAGAAATTGACGATACACCACCTTCCAGTCCTCCACAAGAAAATTATGTTCCCCCACCCCACCAAATTAGAAATGAATTTCCATCCGATGAG TGGGGTGGCATCTCATCTGAGGAACATGATGAAGCTGTAATGCTTGAAGCGGCGATGTTTGGTGGTATCCCTGAAGGAAGTGGTTATAATTTCCCTTTAGCACCTCATCATCTATCTCAGAATGGTTTAGGCGCCTCTATGGGTCCTTACCCCAGGCATATACCTCGTCCTCCATCACCTTCTCTTACTGCCCAGCGTTTGATACGAGAGCAACAG GATGATGAATATCTTGCTTCATTACAAGCTGACCGAGAAAAGGAATTGAAGGCCGAAGAAGAAGCTGAAGCTGCTCTGGCAGAAGAGAAACTCAGGGAGGAAGCAATGCGCAAAAAGTTGCAAGAGGAACAG GAAAATGAGAGACAATTAGCTGCAAAAGAGGCATCCCTTCCCGGGGAACCAACTCCTGATGATGAGAATGCTGTAACCCTCCTTGTGCGAATGCCTGATGGAAGTAGGCGGGGACGACGGTTTCTCAAGTCTGACAAGCTACAG AGTTTATTTGACTACATTGATATTGGCAGAGTGGTCAAACCTGGCAGCTATAGATTG GTAAGGCCATATCCTCGGCGTGCTTTAGGAGATGGAGAGAGACCCTCAACTTTTGATGAATTGGGTCTAACCAGCAAGCAAGAAGCCTTGTACCTGGAGCTGATATAA
- the LOC125222563 gene encoding plant UBX domain-containing protein 8-like isoform X3 — translation MATDQEAIQTFMSITGVDEATAIQKLEEHLGNLNEAVNAHFTEGDRNLSPFVSHPREVREIPIEVKDETGRSGGAPIIEDVTESMHEHGTEVHGTVIVEDEDDDKSLPFLPTTRATAHGIENSSRFSEPSAPTIFDVPDYGNDIEEEMIRAAIEASKQEAGMSSQDVINPAPAPTQSHSEDAEFEHVVSLSLQTAEREKALREQDGKATPSGVVQIPGVSDEIGRLSENGSICRQSQLEVGSTTLPNEAEDVEELPLVRRRRRRVSSTPIVTSEQSEEIDDTPPSSPPQENYVPPPHQIRNEFPSDEWGGISSEEHDEAVMLEAAMFGGIPEGSGYNFPLAPHHLSQNGLGASMGPYPRHIPRPPSPSLTAQRLIREQQDDEYLASLQADREKELKAEEEAEAALAEEKLREEAMRKKLQEEQENERQLAAKEASLPGEPTPDDENAVTLLVRMPDGSRRGRRFLKSDKLQSLFDYIDIGRVVKPGSYRLVRPYPRRALGDGERPSTFDELGLTSKQEALYLELI, via the exons GAGCATCTAGGAAACCTCAATGAAGCTGTCAATGCCCATTTCACAGAAGGGGATAGAAACTT GTCACCCTTTGTATCACATCCAAGAGAGGTGAGGGAGATCCCAATTGAGGTGAAAGATGAGACTGGCCGTTCTGGTGGCGCTCCCATCATTGAAGATGTAACTGAATCTATGCATGAACATGGAACTGAAGTACATGGAACAGTCATAGTagaggatgaagatgatgacAAATCCCTTCCATTTTTACCAACTACACGTGCTACTGCACATGGGATTGAAAATAGCTCCAGATTTTCTGAACCAAGTGCTCCAACTATTTTTGACGTGCCTGACTATGGAAATGATATAGAGGAAGAAATGATACGTGCTGCCATTGAGGCTTCCAAGCAGGAGGCTGGAATGTCAAGTCAG GATGTTATCAATCCTGCTCCTGCACCGACACAGTCCCATTCAGAAGATGCTGAGTTTGAACACGTCGTTTCCTTATCATTGCAg ACTGCAGAGCGGGAAAAAGCTCTCAGGGAACAAGATGGGAAGGCTACACCCTCTGGAGTGGTTCAGATACCTGGGGTGTCAGATGAGATAGGGAGATTATCTGAAAATGGAAG TATCTGCAGGCAATCTCAATTGGAGGTCGGAAGTACAACCTTGCCAAATGAAGCTGAGGATGTGGAAGAGCTACCACTTGTCAGACGTAGGAGAAGACGTGTGTCTTCAACCCCTATTGTTACTTCTGAACAAAGTGAAGAAATTGACGATACACCACCTTCCAGTCCTCCACAAGAAAATTATGTTCCCCCACCCCACCAAATTAGAAATGAATTTCCATCCGATGAG TGGGGTGGCATCTCATCTGAGGAACATGATGAAGCTGTAATGCTTGAAGCGGCGATGTTTGGTGGTATCCCTGAAGGAAGTGGTTATAATTTCCCTTTAGCACCTCATCATCTATCTCAGAATGGTTTAGGCGCCTCTATGGGTCCTTACCCCAGGCATATACCTCGTCCTCCATCACCTTCTCTTACTGCCCAGCGTTTGATACGAGAGCAACAG GATGATGAATATCTTGCTTCATTACAAGCTGACCGAGAAAAGGAATTGAAGGCCGAAGAAGAAGCTGAAGCTGCTCTGGCAGAAGAGAAACTCAGGGAGGAAGCAATGCGCAAAAAGTTGCAAGAGGAACAG GAAAATGAGAGACAATTAGCTGCAAAAGAGGCATCCCTTCCCGGGGAACCAACTCCTGATGATGAGAATGCTGTAACCCTCCTTGTGCGAATGCCTGATGGAAGTAGGCGGGGACGACGGTTTCTCAAGTCTGACAAGCTACAG AGTTTATTTGACTACATTGATATTGGCAGAGTGGTCAAACCTGGCAGCTATAGATTG GTAAGGCCATATCCTCGGCGTGCTTTAGGAGATGGAGAGAGACCCTCAACTTTTGATGAATTGGGTCTAACCAGCAAGCAAGAAGCCTTGTACCTGGAGCTGATATAA
- the LOC125222563 gene encoding plant UBX domain-containing protein 8-like isoform X1, which translates to MATDQEAIQTFMSITGVDEATAIQKLEEHLGNLNEAVNAHFTEGDRNLTQPTSFMPSRAEDMDIDDPVPFESNRLPPSLLPFERDLNPFSLLDSNFPRSIFDRGDASNRSPFVSHPREVREIPIEVKDETGRSGGAPIIEDVTESMHEHGTEVHGTVIVEDEDDDKSLPFLPTTRATAHGIENSSRFSEPSAPTIFDVPDYGNDIEEEMIRAAIEASKQEAGMSSQDVINPAPAPTQSHSEDAEFEHVVSLSLQTAEREKALREQDGKATPSGVVQIPGVSDEIGRLSENGSICRQSQLEVGSTTLPNEAEDVEELPLVRRRRRRVSSTPIVTSEQSEEIDDTPPSSPPQENYVPPPHQIRNEFPSDEWGGISSEEHDEAVMLEAAMFGGIPEGSGYNFPLAPHHLSQNGLGASMGPYPRHIPRPPSPSLTAQRLIREQQDDEYLASLQADREKELKAEEEAEAALAEEKLREEAMRKKLQEEQENERQLAAKEASLPGEPTPDDENAVTLLVRMPDGSRRGRRFLKSDKLQSLFDYIDIGRVVKPGSYRLVRPYPRRALGDGERPSTFDELGLTSKQEALYLELI; encoded by the exons GAGCATCTAGGAAACCTCAATGAAGCTGTCAATGCCCATTTCACAGAAGGGGATAGAAACTT AACTCAACCGACATCTTTTATGCCTTCTCGAGCTGAAGACATGGATATAGATGATCCTGTTCCATTTGAGTCCAATAGACTTCCACCTTCCTTATTACCATTTGAGAGAGATTTAAATCCATTCTCACTCCttgattccaacttccctcgAAGTATTTTTGACAGGGGTGATGCTTCAAATAGGTCACCCTTTGTATCACATCCAAGAGAGGTGAGGGAGATCCCAATTGAGGTGAAAGATGAGACTGGCCGTTCTGGTGGCGCTCCCATCATTGAAGATGTAACTGAATCTATGCATGAACATGGAACTGAAGTACATGGAACAGTCATAGTagaggatgaagatgatgacAAATCCCTTCCATTTTTACCAACTACACGTGCTACTGCACATGGGATTGAAAATAGCTCCAGATTTTCTGAACCAAGTGCTCCAACTATTTTTGACGTGCCTGACTATGGAAATGATATAGAGGAAGAAATGATACGTGCTGCCATTGAGGCTTCCAAGCAGGAGGCTGGAATGTCAAGTCAG GATGTTATCAATCCTGCTCCTGCACCGACACAGTCCCATTCAGAAGATGCTGAGTTTGAACACGTCGTTTCCTTATCATTGCAg ACTGCAGAGCGGGAAAAAGCTCTCAGGGAACAAGATGGGAAGGCTACACCCTCTGGAGTGGTTCAGATACCTGGGGTGTCAGATGAGATAGGGAGATTATCTGAAAATGGAAG TATCTGCAGGCAATCTCAATTGGAGGTCGGAAGTACAACCTTGCCAAATGAAGCTGAGGATGTGGAAGAGCTACCACTTGTCAGACGTAGGAGAAGACGTGTGTCTTCAACCCCTATTGTTACTTCTGAACAAAGTGAAGAAATTGACGATACACCACCTTCCAGTCCTCCACAAGAAAATTATGTTCCCCCACCCCACCAAATTAGAAATGAATTTCCATCCGATGAG TGGGGTGGCATCTCATCTGAGGAACATGATGAAGCTGTAATGCTTGAAGCGGCGATGTTTGGTGGTATCCCTGAAGGAAGTGGTTATAATTTCCCTTTAGCACCTCATCATCTATCTCAGAATGGTTTAGGCGCCTCTATGGGTCCTTACCCCAGGCATATACCTCGTCCTCCATCACCTTCTCTTACTGCCCAGCGTTTGATACGAGAGCAACAG GATGATGAATATCTTGCTTCATTACAAGCTGACCGAGAAAAGGAATTGAAGGCCGAAGAAGAAGCTGAAGCTGCTCTGGCAGAAGAGAAACTCAGGGAGGAAGCAATGCGCAAAAAGTTGCAAGAGGAACAG GAAAATGAGAGACAATTAGCTGCAAAAGAGGCATCCCTTCCCGGGGAACCAACTCCTGATGATGAGAATGCTGTAACCCTCCTTGTGCGAATGCCTGATGGAAGTAGGCGGGGACGACGGTTTCTCAAGTCTGACAAGCTACAG AGTTTATTTGACTACATTGATATTGGCAGAGTGGTCAAACCTGGCAGCTATAGATTG GTAAGGCCATATCCTCGGCGTGCTTTAGGAGATGGAGAGAGACCCTCAACTTTTGATGAATTGGGTCTAACCAGCAAGCAAGAAGCCTTGTACCTGGAGCTGATATAA